GCATCAAACTATCGTATTTCCAAGTTACGCTAACGCATTTGCTTTGTCAAATTCAGATACATAATTTATAAAATGGCATAAATAGGTCATACATCTACCACATCAATTTATCTCTGAGCGCAGAGAATGGGCCTGCCCAGGTATTAAAATACTTTGGGAAAAAGCCTTGTTGATTTCACTTATGAACGTTTGTTCGGGAATCCGCTCCATATCTCCTGGGGGAATATGATGCTTTTCGTGAACGGTATCTGCGGAACATCCTTTTCGGTATTCAGGTTAATTCCATGTTTCTGGTAAGCCTTATAAACGAGTTGACTGCAGTAAAAGGAATCCTCTCTCTCCGAATCGAGAAAATTAAGGTTGTACGGCTTTCCGGCATTTACCTGGGCTAGGCAGTAATTTGCCACACTGATACGGATCTTCTCCTGTTCGGCACCGCTGTATTTTGAACCGTTCAGCGGGTAGACTATTCCATAAAAGGTATCATGAACCCCCCTCGCGGCGGCCATCGCTGAAGAATTCCACACACTGTCGGCAGAGTAGGCGATAGCCTTCAGTTTCGCGCCAGCTTCCACGCAACGGCCATTCGGCCCGACATACATCGCCACATGATCCACCTCGCCGGGAACCAGTTTCCCGATAAGGCGCCATATCTGGCCGCCGATAACAGTTTCATCTCCATTGGTGGTGCAGATAAGATCACCGGTGGAAAGAGGAACTCCGTTAATCGAATATGTATGAATCATGTCAACTTCTCTTTCCATGAACTTCCCCTATTTCCCGAATAGTTTATAAATATATTTTAAAACCCTTGTGACGATTCCCGGCGGCTCGGCCTTTATAGTAGGAAAACCGCTCCATATTTCCTGCGGTACAATGATGCGTTCCGTCCCGGCAAGTAGAGGAATGCCGATCCCCGTGTTCAGATTGATCCCATGCCTCTGGTATGCCTTGTATGCGAGCTGACTGCAGTAAAATGTCTCTTCATTTTCGGAATCGAGAAAATTCATGTTGTACGGTTTTTCGGCTTTTGCCTGGGCCAGGCAGTAATTTGCAATATCAACTCTGATCTTGACCTCTTCGTTTGCCGGGTATTTGTTTCTGTCGATCGGTTTGGAGACCCCGTAAAAGGTGTCGTAAAAATTTCTCTCTTCCCCCATCGCCTTCGAATCCCACCGGTTGTTTTGAACATTAAATGTAACTACCTTTTTCTTCGGCCCGGCTTCCACGCAACGCCCGTTCGGTCCGACATAAACCGCGATATGGTCCACATCTCCCGGCAAAAGCTTGCCAACCAGCTTCCATATTTCGCCGGAAAGAAACGCGTCGTCGCCATTTGTTGTGCAGATAATATCCCCGGTTTGAAGAGTTATCCCGTTTATGACGTAGGAATGCACCCTATCTACTTCCAATTCCATAATACCTCCACGAAAGAAAATGAACTTTGCAAATATTATTATCACGCAATTGCTATCCGGTCAAATAATTTATGTATTTTGCATTACATATGATCAAAAGATCCATCTCTGGCATGGAATTTTCCCACGATTACTGATTATGAAATCCGTGCATATTATTGATAAAAATATGAGAAAAGTATTATCCACATTGACTGTGGATAACCTGTTGGCAAGCCAGCCAAAAGGTACAGAAAAACCGCGTAAATACTGGATTTTTAATATATTGATGAAAGATTCATCGCCATGATAACACCTAATATATCAATAAGATAACTTATTCATTTTTTTTGTATCGTTTTCCCCGGTCAAATTTCACCGTTTCGATAAAAGTTATCAACAACTTTTTACAACCTATTGCAAATTAAAGGCAAAACCGATATCTGGCTACCGTTAAAAGGTATGGTCGAAAAGGATAAATTTTCAAGTTGGCATGCGGTTCTTTATTGCGTAAGTCAAAATTTGTCGGAAAACCGGCGACAAATCACAACATTTAACCAAAAGAAACATTCTTGTGTAGCGGGAGCTGACAATTTTTTCACAAACTAGCCAGATTGATCGGGGAAAATTTCCCTGAATGCGACTCTCAAGGTCAAACGACGATATTTATCAGCTTTCCAGGCACGACAATTATCTTTCTAACGATCTTCCCTTCGATTTCCTTCGCAACTTTCTCTTCCTTTACTGCCATATTCTTTAAATCATCCTCGGAAGTGCTTGGTGAAACCTCGAGCCTCGCCTTCAACTTCCCGTTGACCTGCACAACGATGGTCAAAAGTTCGGAGGCTGTAAACTCCTCCACATATTCCGGCCATTTCTCGTTTGTAAGATAAGCCTTGTTACCAAAGAGAGCATAAAACTCCTGGGTGAAATGCGGAATTACCGGATGAAGAAGTTTTAAAAAATCTATCAGCGTCCGCCTCAGCTCAGCTCTTTCCGTTCCGTTGGCAGGTTTGAAATCGTTTAGAAAATTCAGCAGTTCCATTCCCGCGGCAATGGCGGTATTGAAATGCGCCCTCTCCCCGATGTCGACGGTAATTCTCTTGATGGTGAGATGATGCATCCTGCGCAGCTCCCGCCCTTCCTTAGAAAGTTCACCTTCGGTCGGCGCTTCCTTTTTGAGTTCATCTATCCATTTCATATACAGACGGTGAAGACGCGTTATGAACCTGTATCCCCCCTCTACGCCGCTATCGTCCCATTCCAGATCCTTTTCCGGAGGGGACGCGAAAAGAATGAAAACACGCGTCGTATCGGAGCCGTATTCCTTCATTATGTCGTCTGGATCGACTACGTTCCCCTTTGACTTGCTCATCTTTGCGCCATCTTTTATCACCATCCCCTGAGTGAGAAGATTTTGAAAAGGCTCATCCTCGCCATGCAATCCGATGTCGCGGCAAAACTTGTTAAAAAATCTAGCGTAGAGGAGATGAAGCACCGCGTGCTCGATCCCGCCTATATATTTGTCGACCGGGAGCCAGTAATTCAGATCATCCCTGTTGGCAGGCATTGATACCGAATCTGGGGAGAGGTATCGGTAAAAGTACCATGACGAATCTATAAAGGTATCCATCGTATCTGTTTCCCGTTTCGCCCCCCCTCCGCACGAAGGACACGCTACATCCGTAAATGATTTCAATCCAGGGAGTGGCGACTTCCCCCCTTCGAGGAGGTCGATCTCTATAGGCAGAACAACCGGGAGCTGTTCTTCAGGGACGGGGACGGCTCCGCATTTACCGCAATGGATGATCGGGATAGGCGCCCCCCAATATCTTTGGCGGCTTATCCCCCAATCGCGCAAACGGTAACTGATGGTTGCCTCGCCGATGCCGTTCGCGGCGAGCTTTTCGACAATTTTTCTTCCGCACTCTTCGTTATCCATGCCGTTGTAGGCGGCGGAATTTATCATCTCGCCGTTGCCGGAGAATGCCTCACATACTTCCGCTTCTGCCTCTTCACCCTTCTTCAGGATCACCTTGCGAATATCGATTTTGTACTTCTTCGCGAAATCGAAATCCCGCTGGTCATGAGCCGGAACGGACATGATCGCCCCCGTCCCGTATTCGATGAGAATGAAATTAGCCAGCCAAACAGGGATCTTCTCCCCGTTAACAGGATTGATAGCATATCTCCCGGTGAATACACCCTGCTTCTCGGTTTCATCAGCGGTACGGGATTTCATATCCTGACGTTTCATTGATTCGATGAAAGCGGCGACCTCCCTCTCCTGCTCCGTGCCTGCTGAAAGTTTATTTGCCAGTTCGTGTTCGGGAGCCAGCGCCATGAAAGTCGCTCCGAAGAGAGTATCCGGCCTCGTGGTGAATATTTATCTTCTCATTCAATCCCTCAACCTGGAAAATTACCCTCGCCCCGTGGCTCTTTCCTATCCAGTTTTTCTGCATTGTTATGACCCGCTCCGGCCACTTGCCGGCCAGTTTATCAAGATCCTGCAGAAGAGCCTCCGCGTAGTCGGTAATCTTCAGGAACCAGCCGTCCTGCTCCCGCTGAACCACGGGATTATCGCAACGCCAGCAGAGTCCCTGCTGTACCTGCTCATTGGCAAGAACGGTACCGCAGTCTTCGCACCAGTTGACCGCTGTCCGTTTCCTGTATGCAAGATTGTTTTTGAACAGCTGAACAAAGAGCCACTGTGTCCAACGGTAATACTCCGGCAGGCAGGTGGCGACCTCGCGGCTCCAGTCATACGATATGCCGAGATTTTTAATCTGCTTCCGCATGTCGGCGATGTTTGAAAGCGTCCATTTATGCGGATGGGTTTTGTGTTTGATAGCCGCGTTCTCGGCAGGGAGGCCGAATGCGTCCCACCCGATAGGATGGAGAACATTTTTTCCATTCATTCTCAAAAAGCGCGCAAGGATATCTCCAATAGTATAGTTGCGGACATGCCCCATATGGATTCGACCGGAAGGGTAGGGGAACATTTCGAGGAGATAGAATTTCTCCTTTGAAGGGTCGTTATCAACCTTGTCCGCACCGGATTCCAGCCAGAACTTTTGCCATCGGGATTCTACCTCCCGAAAATCGTATTTTGCTTCCATAACCCTCATCAAACAGAAAATGTTCTGATGAGATTACCACCACTCCCTATTGCTGGCAACAGAACTCTGATAGAAAAGATTTTTTTCTGTCGGCTTGAGATTACCTGAACTTGATTTTTGCCGTCAGGCACAAATTCAAATTGCCAAAATCGGCGGGGAAACAGCCGTGATGATATCGATCAGATTATAACCTGCGAAAACGCCCTACCTAAAAAAACAGTCCCGACAAGCAACATGCCAAACAAAATGAGATAAATAAAAAGCCTCATTACTCCAGGCTCTTTTTTACTCTGTACCGATAACGCCATATCCAAAACCTCCAAAAAACAGTTATTTTCTGCAGGATATTACTGCAACATATATGCCGAATATATGGGCAATAATATCAAATAGATAAACAATTGTAAACAAAAAACTGCACATTTTTGGAAATAAAACTTACAATTTGATGCTTCTTGGGGCTTTTTGATGCAAATAATAGAGATATCGAGGCTAGCGATACCAGATCCAGAACGCAATTATCAGAAAAATAACAACTACAAGAAAGAGATTGAAATAGGCGATAAAATGGAAAAGTTTCTGATGTAAAGAGAGTGAATGCCGGTATTCGGTGTCATACGATCCGACCTCTTTCATCCCTTTCAGCTTGAGATCACTGTGCGGCGCTTTGCTTATCTGGCTTGTAAGGTCCTCCCCCGCCTTGTGGATAAAATGTGTTCCTCTTTTCCAGAGATTGGAATCTGTAACGTCATAAACCTTCCCCATATACGCTATGTATGCGGGTCTCCCTTCATTGCCGTCGAATTCCATCAGGGTGACAGGATCGTATTTACCATCCTCCGGTTTTCGCGCGGCGCCTGTCGACTGCCGAAGTTTTGGCCCTATAAATATAACAACGAATAGACCTGATAGAACAAGAGTAAGGTAGATCGATATTTTTGCCGCCAGCAGGTTGCCCCATGTGGTTTCAGTGAAGACATCCCATCCGCGAACCCTTGAGATAGTGAGCAGGATGCCGGTTATACCAACAATGATCATCGAACCTATCCCGAGCCTCACCTCTGTTTTCGGCAACCCCTTCTCGGCATATGCCGGTCGTAAAACTATATGAACATAGAGGATCGTCCCGAGCCATAGAACGCCTGTGAAGATATGAAGGAAGCCGATGATCGGCAAAGCGGAAGCGTCAACAGGCCCTATCGGCCAGAACCCCCCTGAAGGGGGCCATTTGTAGCCAGAAGCGGCATAATCTATCCCGGCGGGATTAAGCGTTACGCTCTTTTCAAGGTGACATACGTTGCACCCCTGTTTTGTCCCCCTCGCATAATCGGGCCAGGCATCAAGATTCGCCGGCAACAGGAGGCAAATAAAAAGCGCCTGAAGGAATGGAAACCGGAAAGATGAACCCACGAGACGCCCCTACCTCTCTTTGTTCAGAACTTTCAGTTTAGCGTCGATAAGCTCTTCGTGTGACAGCTTGAGAAGCCTCGCTATCTTGTGCACAAGGTAATCTTCATGCTTGTCAAGAATTCCATCGGAATAAACAACCCGCCACACAAGTTCAATAAGGTTCCTTTTTTCGTCCCGCGAGTAATTCTTGTTAATAAGGTTTGTGAAGCTCCAGTAGTCGACTGCGTTATTGAGCTCTTCCTCAGCGCTTTTTATCAATATCTGGGCATCCTCGTCCTTCAGCTCGAATTTGTTTTTCAAGATCGCGATCATGTCGCCCAACTCTTTTTCGGAAAACTCGTTATCTATCCCCGCCATTTCCAGCATCAGGGCGCAGGCTGCCACCTTTACATCGTGTCCCTCTTTACCATCGGTCGTGGCGTCATCGGACGCGCCAAAATATTTCCTTGCGATATTTCCGAACATGACAAAATCCCCCCTCTGCATTCAAAAACATCCCGCTATCAGCGGGTTGAACGGATATTGCAATTATAAACGGATGTGCCCGTGATTCCAGCTTTATAAGCTCATATTGCTTAACAAACTCCCCTGGCAAAGTGTAATATATGTTTTTTTATGTTATCAGAATTATTTTTATCTTCATCACTTTGAGGAGTGGTACTGCCAAATGGAATTTACACGGCTACCATATCGCCGAGCATTTACGGGATGCTGAAAGCGATAACCTCCCTTTTATCCCGGGACGGATGGGACTCCCTCAACGAACGGGAAACAAAAAACCGCCATCTCTGGATACTGGTCATCACAGGCGTCCTTATATACGCGAACACCGTAGACAACTCTTTCCACCTAGACGATTACTACCGCGTACATAAAAATCCAGGAATAGAAAAAGTCTGGCCGGTCACCCGGCACTTTACGGATCCGGGCACAATGTCGTCCATACCGAGAATAAACGCCTTCCGTCCGCTGTTGCCTCTTACTCTTTCAATTAACCATGCGATAGACGGCTATTATTTCCGCGGTTACCACCTCTTCAACATAGGCGTTCATATCGCAGCCGCAATCGTTGTCTATTACCTCCTTTCCGAACTCATTTTGCAGGCAGCTATATTTGAATCGGCAAAGCGGAGGGGATGGCTAGCTTTTACCGCCTCGCTCCTTTTCCTCATCCACCCTGTATCTGGAATACCAGTCAACTACATCTGCGCACGGGATCTTTTGATGACAGAACTCTTTTCAATGTACGCGTTTTACAGATATATCCGGATGCGAAGAACCTCGGAAAAGAGCTGGGGGATCATCCTCGCATCTTTTGTTCTCGCCTTGCTTTCAAAAGGGAACGCGGTTGTAATACCGGGGCTGATCCTTGTATACGAATGGTCCCTAAGGAAGCAACCGGTTTTAAGCAAGGAGTCTTTTCTGCGAGCCCTCCCGTTTTTTCTTATAGTCGCCGGATTTTTTGCCTACACGCGATTTGTTCTCGAATTTTCCGAAGTGGAGAATGTGGTTTCCGGAAACATCCCCGCCTGGGTCTATCCGTTCACGCAGTTCAAGCTCCATCTCTTCCGGTATATTTTCAATTTTGTTTGGCCCCTGTCCATTCATCAGGCACCTCACATTGAACCCCCTGCTCTCACCGACCTCGCTCCGTGGGGAGGATTGCTATTCATACTGATAACGCTATTCATTGCGGTTCGATATTGGAAAACCAATCCTGTTATCGGGTTTTGCATTTTCGCCTACTGGATGCTACTCGCGCCGACCTCGTCAATCTTCCCTTTCTACGCCTACGCAGTTGATTACCGCCCCTACCCATCAAGCGCTTTTTTTTACTTCCTGGTCAGCTATTCCGCATTCACCTTTCTGAGCGATAAAAGGTTAATTGCGGTTGCGGTCGCTGTTACCGTTTATATTGCGGGCATGAGCCTTTTTCAAAACACTACCTGGCGCACCGACGAAACATTGTGGAAATACAGCCTGTCAAAGTCCGGTTCGCCCCTTGCGCACCTTAACTACGCGATGGCGGTAGCCGACCTCCCTGTACGGGAAAAGCACCTCCGTAAAACATTGGAAATGGCGCCCGACTATATTCTCGCGAAAACCAATCTCGGCCTGCTCCTTATTGAAAAAGGGGAATACAACGATGGATTATCTCTTATGATCCAGGCGGTAAAACAGCAGCCGAAATGGGAGCAGACTAAGAAATGGCTTCGAGTCGGGATAGACAAAATTGACAGTCATTTTGATAAAATCGATGAGAACCAGAAAACTGAGCTACTGGCAACGAAGGCAGACGCGCTGTTAACCCTTGGAGAATACGCCGACTCCATTCCCGTACTTAAGGCGCTCACCGGCGCGCTTCCCAACGATACAAAATCGCTATTCATGCTCGGATTCGCATATCAGAGCGCGGGAGAAACAGGCAAGGCGATAGAAACCTATAACAACTATTTAAAACAGGCGCCGCCCGATTACCACGCATACTTCAATATCGCTCAGGCACAAATGTCGCTCGGAAAATGTGAAGAGGCTGTTAATAATTTCAGGAATTCACTGCGGCTGAATCCATCGCTGGAAGAAGCGAGAAAAAATATCCTCATTTGCGAAGCGAGGTCGAAAGGGGCGCACTAATCCATTCGCCCGGGAAATTCAAAACATCATTAATCAATAACCCCTAGCCGA
The sequence above is a segment of the Nitrospinota bacterium genome. Coding sequences within it:
- a CDS encoding YiiX/YebB-like N1pC/P60 family cysteine hydrolase gives rise to the protein MELEVDRVHSYVINGITLQTGDIICTTNGDDAFLSGEIWKLVGKLLPGDVDHIAVYVGPNGRCVEAGPKKKVVTFNVQNNRWDSKAMGEERNFYDTFYGVSKPIDRNKYPANEEVKIRVDIANYCLAQAKAEKPYNMNFLDSENEETFYCSQLAYKAYQRHGINLNTGIGIPLLAGTERIIVPQEIWSGFPTIKAEPPGIVTRVLKYIYKLFGK
- a CDS encoding TerB family tellurite resistance protein, giving the protein MFGNIARKYFGASDDATTDGKEGHDVKVAACALMLEMAGIDNEFSEKELGDMIAILKNKFELKDEDAQILIKSAEEELNNAVDYWSFTNLINKNYSRDEKRNLIELVWRVVYSDGILDKHEDYLVHKIARLLKLSHEELIDAKLKVLNKER
- a CDS encoding cytochrome B5, which gives rise to MGSSFRFPFLQALFICLLLPANLDAWPDYARGTKQGCNVCHLEKSVTLNPAGIDYAASGYKWPPSGGFWPIGPVDASALPIIGFLHIFTGVLWLGTILYVHIVLRPAYAEKGLPKTEVRLGIGSMIIVGITGILLTISRVRGWDVFTETTWGNLLAAKISIYLTLVLSGLFVVIFIGPKLRQSTGAARKPEDGKYDPVTLMEFDGNEGRPAYIAYMGKVYDVTDSNLWKRGTHFIHKAGEDLTSQISKAPHSDLKLKGMKEVGSYDTEYRHSLSLHQKLFHFIAYFNLFLVVVIFLIIAFWIWYR
- a CDS encoding YiiX/YebB-like N1pC/P60 family cysteine hydrolase, with amino-acid sequence MEREVDMIHTYSINGVPLSTGDLICTTNGDETVIGGQIWRLIGKLVPGEVDHVAMYVGPNGRCVEAGAKLKAIAYSADSVWNSSAMAAARGVHDTFYGIVYPLNGSKYSGAEQEKIRISVANYCLAQVNAGKPYNLNFLDSEREDSFYCSQLVYKAYQKHGINLNTEKDVPQIPFTKSIIFPQEIWSGFPNKRS
- a CDS encoding tetratricopeptide repeat protein; translation: MVLPNGIYTATISPSIYGMLKAITSLLSRDGWDSLNERETKNRHLWILVITGVLIYANTVDNSFHLDDYYRVHKNPGIEKVWPVTRHFTDPGTMSSIPRINAFRPLLPLTLSINHAIDGYYFRGYHLFNIGVHIAAAIVVYYLLSELILQAAIFESAKRRGWLAFTASLLFLIHPVSGIPVNYICARDLLMTELFSMYAFYRYIRMRRTSEKSWGIILASFVLALLSKGNAVVIPGLILVYEWSLRKQPVLSKESFLRALPFFLIVAGFFAYTRFVLEFSEVENVVSGNIPAWVYPFTQFKLHLFRYIFNFVWPLSIHQAPHIEPPALTDLAPWGGLLFILITLFIAVRYWKTNPVIGFCIFAYWMLLAPTSSIFPFYAYAVDYRPYPSSAFFYFLVSYSAFTFLSDKRLIAVAVAVTVYIAGMSLFQNTTWRTDETLWKYSLSKSGSPLAHLNYAMAVADLPVREKHLRKTLEMAPDYILAKTNLGLLLIEKGEYNDGLSLMIQAVKQQPKWEQTKKWLRVGIDKIDSHFDKIDENQKTELLATKADALLTLGEYADSIPVLKALTGALPNDTKSLFMLGFAYQSAGETGKAIETYNNYLKQAPPDYHAYFNIAQAQMSLGKCEEAVNNFRNSLRLNPSLEEARKNILICEARSKGAH